The Bacteroidales bacterium genomic interval GATGTTGATATGAATTTCGGTAACATCGCCGTTAGTCCAACATTAGGCGGTACCGTTGTTCTCCCAACTTCAGGAGCACGCACCAAGACCGGTGGAGTTACCCTCCCAGTTGTTACAGGAACCGTTTCAGCCGCTTCATTCACAGTAACCGGAGAAGGCAACAGCACTTACTCTATCACTTTACCTTCTTCAGCCATCACATTGACCAGTCCATCAGGTACAATGACCGTTGAAAACTTTGTAAGCACCCCTTCCAACACAGGCGCCCTGAACAATGGCAGCCAGGAAGTAAAAGTAGGAGCTACCCTGAATGTAGGCGCTGCACAGGCTGCAGGAACTTATACCAACGAATCCAGCTTATTTGTAACAGTTAACTACAACTAAAATATAACACCCCAGATACAAGCTTCCTTGATCTACCGTCAAATCAAATACCTGTTTTTTATTCATAT includes:
- a CDS encoding DUF4402 domain-containing protein produces the protein MKNLLALAIIVLGFTATSFAQVTATASTTATIITPIAIEKDVDMNFGNIAVSPTLGGTVVLPTSGARTKTGGVTLPVVTGTVSAASFTVTGEGNSTYSITLPSSAITLTSPSGTMTVENFVSTPSNTGALNNGSQEVKVGATLNVGAAQAAGTYTNESSLFVTVNYN